The DNA segment CGTGGCTCAAGCACGGCCGATGTCGTAAAGAACTGGCAGTATGACCCGTCTCGATTGGCCACGCGAGTCAACCAACCGAGACCACGACGAGCGGCATGGTATCGCGCACCAAGCGCCAATGCGATAACCGCCTCGGTGTGGTTCCATGGATCCGCGTGGTGACCAGCGGCCCATGGAATCATCCCGCGGTGGTCCTGCAGTGCACCGATGGCGTCCAATGTCGTCTCAAACTCGATCATCGGTCATCGACTCTCAGGTAGAGCACGATACTTTTGCCGAGCACTGGGTTGAGCGCACGCTCCATCCGCGTCAAGACCGGGGATTGGCCCATGAGTTCACGTACCAGCGATCGCTCATAGCGTCGCACAAACCAGACCGTGCCAGAGTTCTCAACGCCCACATAGGACTTGAGCCACCAATACGGGCTGTGCAATCCATGACTATGGTGCATCCACTCCACCGTCATTCCTGCCCTGCGGCTAAGCTCTCGCAGTTCATGCCGCGTAAAGATGTGGATGTGGCCACCAGGGACGCGGTGATACTCAAGTGAGATCAGCCAATTGATCACCTCGGGGCCACAGCGCGGTACCGAAACTACGACGCGTCCACCTGGGCCGACGATTCGTGCACACTCGCGGAGAACGAGAAGAGGCGATGGAACGTGCTCAAGCACCTCCGATATCACCACAAGGTCAAAGCTAGCGTCACGGAACGGGAGGTGATGCGCGTCGAGTTGCACGACTCCGCCCGATGCCGCATGGACCTCTGGCCGGAGATCTCCCGCCACGACCCACGCCCCACGGGCGTCCAAGGCTCGCAGATGCCGACCAGTTCCAGCACCGAGGTCAAGAACCTTGGTGCCCTGGACATCGCCGAGCGCCTCCCAACGAAAACTAATCAAGCTCCTAACCTCAAGAGATCCCGATAGTAACCAACCGTAGCCGAAGCCGTGCTCCGCCACGAAAATCTCGCGATGGCTCGCTCTCTGGCGTACAAACCGCGTTCCAACGCTACCGTGCCGGAGGCAAGCACCGACTCGATCGCCTCGGCAAGCGAACGTGCTGAACCCGGCGTTGTCATCGCTCCCGCATCCCCAACAACCTCAGGCAGTGCGCCACCGCGCGAGGCGACTAACGGGACTGCACAGGACATCGCCTCGACCGCAGGCAACGAGAAACCCTCGTAGAGTGATGGGACGACTGCGACACTTGCGCGGGCGTAAATCTGCACCATCTCCTCGCGCGAAAGGACTCCCGTCACCGTGACTCTGTCCTGGAGTCCGAACCGAGCGATCAGCAGGGGGAGTTCCGTCGAATTCTGATGTGGCCCCATGATGATCAACCTGGTATCTTGCAGGAGACTGATCGCCTCGATCAGATACCGCAGCCCCTTGAGAGGGACATCAGCACTTGCCGTGGTGCAGACCAGCCCCCTCTCCCTATGGACATCGGGTTGAGGGGCGTAGAGGTCGGTGTCAACCCCAATCGGGACAATCGCGATCCGACGCCGGTCGATTCCTAGTTCCCGCGCCAGATCACCGGCTGATGAGGTCGAAACCGTCAGAATACGCGGCAGCTCTCGTGCCACCGCTACCTGCATAGGGATAAAACTATAGAAACGACGGAGTCCCACCCGTGCCTTCATCGATGACGCCGCTGCGAGTGCAAGCCGACGGTCGACGCTGATAGGGTGATGAATCGATGACAGCACTGGCGTGCCCGATCGAGCCAACTTCGCAAGTGTCCAGTTGAGCGATTGGTTATCGTGGATAACATCAAAATCACGACGTAGCTCATCGAAGTGGTGCCGCAAGCGCCACCCAAAGCCCTTTGGATCGGGAAAGGCCCCGATGCTCATCAGCCCCACCTCTAGCAGGTCTTCGACGCTGCGATATTCAGAGGGTCTTGGAATACGGAAGGGGTCCGGTTCACGAAAGAGATCAAGACCAGGTACCTTGCGCAACACGACTCGCGCGTCGAGCTCAGGATACGGGGGACCCGAAAAGACCTCGACGTGATGACCTAGAGCAGCGAGCTCCCTGGTGAGAAAGGCCGTATAGACGCCTTGCCCGCCAGAATGCGGATTCCCTCGATAGAGGGTGAAGGCGATTCGTAACTTGTTATCCATGCGCGACAAGCGCCATTCCATCAGTCCCACACACCCAGCCATTTTGCCCAACAGACCTCCACCGCTGGCACAGAGCTGGTGCACTCCCGTCGATACGCTGTTGCGCCAGAGAGCACACCCCCAAGGGAGGTGGGGTTTCCTTGTTCGCGGTTCTTCTGCCGAAGTTTGCCCGCTTGCCTTGCGCGGTCGCGGTGGCCTGATCGGTAGGGAGCATGCCAGCTGCCGCCACACCACTGCCAACGGGTTGTGTCGATTGTATCGATCGCCCCTTGGGCACCTCTAGAGCCGACTCTCCACGTGCACCATCGCCACTGTAGCGACGCCTGGGATCCGTACGAACCACGCCCACCTGCTTGAGTATCGCAGTTGAGGCGACTTCGAGGGCACGCCTAGCGATACGCGCAACACCGTTCCCTTGGTGGTGATCCCACCGTCGATCCAGGCGGTCGCCACGAGCTGGTGGGGCAACAAGAAGGCAGTGTTTGACGATCGAGGTGCCAACGCTAACGGTTCTCTCCTCAGCCAGCTGGTTCTTGCGAGCGACCTGGTTGACAAGGGACGTCGCACACCAACCAGCTATCGCCCGATGTGTCCGCAAGCCAAAAGTTTGGCTTCTCGTCGTCGACCAGGTATCTGATACCCCAAGGTGGCGATGACCGCTCGGTACCTGCTTGTGGGGCCGCTCGTATTGCTTGATCCGCTGTTGGATGGTCAAACGTCCCTCACATCCCCTTGCCAGCTGATCGATGCCGCAGCAGTCGTCCACCATCCTCACCCACAACAGACGAGAACGGCGAACCCAGCAGTCGTTGTGGGTCCCACCATCTCATGAACGACAGCTTACCGGACGGTAGCCTCGTGAGCCGGTCAAGGAATCTACCCTAACTGCGGTCCTAGGTGCTACACTTATCCATCTAATGGAACAACTCCTATGGTTTACCGAGGTTGTCCGCAATCCCGTCTTTGTGCAGGGATCAGAGATTGGCAAGGTCGAGGACGCAGTCCTACGACTTGAGGAATCAAGATACCCGGTCCTCACTGGATTCTTAGTCTCGGTCAACGACGTCTCCATCTTCATCTCCAGCGACAAACTTGAGCACCTCTCCGATGAGTCGATCTCGACCAATCAGGCCCTCGCCGAGTTCTCTCCGTTCGAGCGACGTCCACAGGAGATCCTGATCGAGCGCGATCTGCTCAACCATCACCTCATCTGGGCGAAATCCAAGCTCCGTCCGCGTTTAGTCACTGCAAAGGATGTCGGATTCGGCCTCCAGGGGACCTTGTGGCGCGCGATCTCTATCGATGTGGCAACGGCGCACCGGAGTCGGTGGCTCAAGGCAAAGCGATCCGCCAGAGATCACTCTCTTGTCGACTGGCTTGACCTCGTGCCTCTCGTTGGTCATGTCCCAAGTGCACGCAAACGTCTTGAACTGCGCAGCATCCGCAAGCTCCACCCCGCCCAGCTCGCAGACCTCCTTGAGGAGGCGTCCGAGGTTGAGGGTCAAGAGATTCTCGGTGCCCTGCAGGCAGATCCTGAGTTCGAGGCCGACGTGGTCGAGGAGCTCGCCCCTGCAAGGCAACGCGACGCCATTCGCCATCGGACAGATGCTGAGGTTGGCGAGTTGCTCAGCGAAATGGAGCCTGACGACGCAGTCGACCTCCTCTTAAGTCTCGACCAGGAACGGCGCGAAGGTGTGCTCGCCGCGGTGCCCGAACCCGCTCGCGAGTCGATCAATCGTCTACTGAACTACCATCCAGAGTCCGCCGGTGGCCTGATGACCACCGACGTTATCACGCTCAACCCTGGTGCCACCATCGCCCATGCCTGTGACGACCTCAGGAGTCGAGAATCACTCCCCCACAACTTGTGGTCAATCTTTCTCACTGACGACTCCGGTTGTCTCTTTGGCCAGATTCCGATCTCCGCCCTCATCAGTGCGGATCCAGAGGATACCCTCGCCCAACACGCCGAAGCTGATCCTCCGGTCGTACGACCCGACTCGGATCTCAGCGAAGTAGCCGTGCTGATGGCCGACTACAACCTCGCTGCGTTGGCGGTGGTGGATGACAGCGGGCTGTTGCTCGGATCGGTGACCGTCGATGACGTCCTCCCACGAACCATCGCACCGGCCTGGCGACGCCGACAAGAGGCGCTGAGCGAGTAGCGACTCCCGTCATCAACGGTGAGCGTAGTACCCGAATCGAGGGCCATGCCCGACCCCGGCTGCGTTATGCTCGTACCATCGTCTGGTAACCCACGAGTGCGAGCGCCTCTTGACCAGGAGCGCCCAGAGACATTCAGGATCCGAGACGGAGGAAACTGATGACCATCAGCACGACGGCGATAATGAGATAGACCCGAACAAAGAGAAGAATGAGACTCCGGCCTCGTGACTGGACAGGACGGTGCAGTAACGCAGATGCAGGCATCGACCAACTCAGACGGGCCGCCTTGTCGATCTGTTCTCGTTCACGCACCTTGAACTGGTAGTAGGCTACACCAACCGTCACTACCACAACAGGGATAAACGTTCCCACGAGCAATCCCGTTACCGGTACGGTTGGGAAGACGGTGACAAGGGTAAGAATCAGCGACAACTGCAAGAGTAGCGAGACGATAAAGGTTGCCACGACGTTCAACCACGGAGGATTGATCCAAGGACCCATGATTCCCTTGTCATTGCAGAGCAGGAGGAGAAAGAGCAACGCGCTCGGCAACAGTACGCCTGCCAACACCTGCACGGCAAGGTTGACTAGGCTCAGCGGCAGCGAAGGAATCAGCACCACGCCAGCCGAGATGGCGACAAGTATCACGTAGGAGGCATAGAAGCCCTTGGCCTCTCGCACCGGAGTGTTGAGCGACTGGTCGACCCCAAAGAGGTCTCCGAGTGCATACGAGGTCGAGAGTGTCACCGTTGCGGCCCCGATCAGCGAGGCCTCGAGCAAGATGATCGCAAAGATCACACCGGTGATGGAGCCAGCATGCTTGGCGAACCCCTCAGCAAGAACTCCGGCATTCTGGAAGGCTCCCACCTTGAAGCCGACGAATACCGCCGCCGCCGCCACCATCACCAAGGCACCCGCTACGTTCGTCACGATAGAGCCAAGGAAGGTGTCCGCGCGTTC comes from the Ferrimicrobium sp. genome and includes:
- a CDS encoding NRAMP family divalent metal transporter; protein product: MQNLDPSVDNDESTIRGGLGKITFTELRSSPSFKRKLLALLAVIGPGIIVMVGDNDAGGITTYAQAGQAYGYSLLWLMPVLVIVLAVSQEMVVRLGAVTGVGHGKLLKERFGRFWAAFSVVDLFVLNLLTLITEFIGVRFALGYFGVPPAVAVTLMGIVLVAAVASGRFERWERFMLILVLVSLLVVPLVLLTPWHAGGIATGLLIPGVKGGITSTATIFIIGIVGTTIAPWQLFFQQSNVVDKRITPRWIKYERADTFLGSIVTNVAGALVMVAAAAVFVGFKVGAFQNAGVLAEGFAKHAGSITGVIFAIILLEASLIGAATVTLSTSYALGDLFGVDQSLNTPVREAKGFYASYVILVAISAGVVLIPSLPLSLVNLAVQVLAGVLLPSALLFLLLLCNDKGIMGPWINPPWLNVVATFIVSLLLQLSLILTLVTVFPTVPVTGLLVGTFIPVVVVTVGVAYYQFKVREREQIDKAARLSWSMPASALLHRPVQSRGRSLILLFVRVYLIIAVVLMVISFLRLGS
- a CDS encoding glycosyltransferase family 4 protein, producing the protein MDNKLRIAFTLYRGNPHSGGQGVYTAFLTRELAALGHHVEVFSGPPYPELDARVVLRKVPGLDLFREPDPFRIPRPSEYRSVEDLLEVGLMSIGAFPDPKGFGWRLRHHFDELRRDFDVIHDNQSLNWTLAKLARSGTPVLSSIHHPISVDRRLALAAASSMKARVGLRRFYSFIPMQVAVARELPRILTVSTSSAGDLARELGIDRRRIAIVPIGVDTDLYAPQPDVHRERGLVCTTASADVPLKGLRYLIEAISLLQDTRLIIMGPHQNSTELPLLIARFGLQDRVTVTGVLSREEMVQIYARASVAVVPSLYEGFSLPAVEAMSCAVPLVASRGGALPEVVGDAGAMTTPGSARSLAEAIESVLASGTVALERGLYARERAIARFSWRSTASATVGYYRDLLRLGA
- a CDS encoding class I SAM-dependent methyltransferase, with protein sequence MISFRWEALGDVQGTKVLDLGAGTGRHLRALDARGAWVVAGDLRPEVHAASGGVVQLDAHHLPFRDASFDLVVISEVLEHVPSPLLVLRECARIVGPGGRVVVSVPRCGPEVINWLISLEYHRVPGGHIHIFTRHELRELSRRAGMTVEWMHHSHGLHSPYWWLKSYVGVENSGTVWFVRRYERSLVRELMGQSPVLTRMERALNPVLGKSIVLYLRVDDR
- a CDS encoding magnesium transporter MgtE N-terminal domain-containing protein, which encodes MEQLLWFTEVVRNPVFVQGSEIGKVEDAVLRLEESRYPVLTGFLVSVNDVSIFISSDKLEHLSDESISTNQALAEFSPFERRPQEILIERDLLNHHLIWAKSKLRPRLVTAKDVGFGLQGTLWRAISIDVATAHRSRWLKAKRSARDHSLVDWLDLVPLVGHVPSARKRLELRSIRKLHPAQLADLLEEASEVEGQEILGALQADPEFEADVVEELAPARQRDAIRHRTDAEVGELLSEMEPDDAVDLLLSLDQERREGVLAAVPEPARESINRLLNYHPESAGGLMTTDVITLNPGATIAHACDDLRSRESLPHNLWSIFLTDDSGCLFGQIPISALISADPEDTLAQHAEADPPVVRPDSDLSEVAVLMADYNLAALAVVDDSGLLLGSVTVDDVLPRTIAPAWRRRQEALSE